A region of Triplophysa dalaica isolate WHDGS20190420 chromosome 18, ASM1584641v1, whole genome shotgun sequence DNA encodes the following proteins:
- the frmd3 gene encoding FERM domain-containing protein 3 isoform X1 gives MKMLRLRSPSISSFPHEVQCMVRLLDDSEIACSIQRDTKGQFLLDHVCNHYSLLEKDYFGIRYVDPEKQRHWLDPSKPVVKQMKCQQQYTMCFRVKFYPQEPIKIKEELTRYLLYLQLKRDLYHGRLLCPFTDAAYLGGCIVQAELGDYDPEEHPADYISDFNLFPKQSLRLERKIMDIHQNELRAQCPALAELNLLQRAHTLDTYGVDPHPCKDFTGSTAFLGFTARGFVVFQGNKRIHLLKWADVSKFKFEGKTFYVIGLQREKKLVLTFHTSTPAACKHLWKCAVENQAFYKCAKSSQIKTVSSCSIFFKGSRFRYSGRVAKEVIEASSKIQREPPVVHRCQFGQSRSFSSLSHKQLIMNMEPLLPALSSSRERRDISADNGLRALKDTVHLSPLKPSVTPEEVETEDRETVQERREEEIANRTRADEERREIHADNEEEESDTLSISDTVYNPCASMVPTPVEESQGGLEVLFQSPARILKELHADPEMQVELQAERDLELAREEYRQSLSNPPNGQHQMQACLRSAVRLVVMATGLLMILLPLLLVLLESDLDISFLHDIRQTPEFEQFHYEYYCPLRRWFLCKVELIMEHLWGE, from the exons AGAGATACTAAGGGTCAGTTTCTCTTGGATCATGTGTGTAACCACTACAGTCTACTTGAGAAAGATTACTTTGGAATCAGATATGTGGACCCAGAGAAACAAAGG CATTGGCTTGACCCGAGTAAACCTgtggtgaaacagatgaaat GTCAGCAACAGTACACTATGTGCTTCAGGGTGAAGTTCTACCCTCAGGAGCCAATCAAGATCAAGGAGGAGTTGACAAG ATATCTGCTATACCTGCAGTTGAAGAGAGACCTGTACCATGGGAGGCTGCTATGTCCATTTACTGATGCTGCGTATCTTGGAGGCTGTATAGTACAGG CTGAGCTTGGCGATTATGACCCTGAGGAGCATCCTGCAGACTACATCAGCGACTTTAATCTATTCCCTAAACAGTCTCTCAGACTTGAACGCAAGATCATGGATATTCACCAGAATGAGCTGAG GGCACAGTGTCCTGCTCTCGCAGAGTTGAACCTTCTTCAGAGGGCCCATACCCTGGATACATATGGTGTTGATCCACATCCATGCAAG GATTTCACAGGATCCACAGCCTTCCTGGGATTCACTGCAAGAGGGTTTGTGGTTTTCCAGGGAAACAAGCGGATCCACCTTCTAAAATG GGCAGATGTCAGCAAATTTAAGTTCGAAGGGAAAACCTTCTATGTGATCGGATTACAAAGAGAA AAGAAACTGGTTCTGACATTCCACACCTCCACACCAGCAGCCTGTAAACACCTCTGGAAATGTGCTGTAGAAAATCAGGCTTTTTACAA ATGTGCAAAATCAAGTCAGATAAAGACTGTGTCCAGCTGCAGTATATTTTTCAAGGGAAGCAGATTTCGATACAG TGGGCGGGTGGCTAAAGAAGTGATTGAAGCCAGTTCAAAGATTCAAAGAGAACCACCTGTTGTACACAG GTGTCAGTTTGGCCAAAGCAGAAGCTTTTCTTCACTCAGTCATAAACAACTTATAATGAACATGGAGCCACTCCTACCAGCACTAAGCTCTAGCAGGGAACGCAGAGATATCTCAGCAGACAATG GACTCCGGGCTTTAAAAGACACAGTTCACCTCTCTCCATTGAAACCATCGGTGACACCTGAGGAAGTGGAGACGGAGGATAGAGAAACTGTCCAGGAAAGACGAGAAGAGGAGATAGCCAACAGGACGAGAGCAGATGAGGAGAGGAGAGAAATACATGCAGATAATGAAGAAGAGGAGAGTGACACTCTCAGTATTTCTGACACGGTGTATAACCCGTGTGCCAGCATGGTGCCAACGCCAGTGGAGGAGAGTCAAGGTGGGTTAGAAGTTCTGTTCCAGAGCCCCGCACGCATACTGAAGGAGCTTCACGCCGATCCAGAGATGCAGGTGGAGCTTCAGGCCGAACGAGATCTGGAATTGGCCAGAGAGGAGTATCGCCAGTCTTTGAGCAACCCTCCAAATGGGCAGCACCAGATGCAGGCATGTCTGCGCAGTGCCGTGCGTCTGGTGGTGATGGCCACTGGCCTTCTCATGATTCTACTTCCACTGCTCCTTGTACTGTTGGAGTCCGACTTGGACATCTCGTTCTTGCATGATATTCGCCAGACGCCTGAGTTCGAGCAGTTTCACTACGAGTATTACTGCCCTCTGCGAAGATGGTTTCTCTGCAAAGTTGAACTCATAATGGAGCATCTATGGGGGGAATGA
- the frmd3 gene encoding FERM domain-containing protein 3 isoform X2, with translation MKCQQQYTMCFRVKFYPQEPIKIKEELTRYLLYLQLKRDLYHGRLLCPFTDAAYLGGCIVQAELGDYDPEEHPADYISDFNLFPKQSLRLERKIMDIHQNELRAQCPALAELNLLQRAHTLDTYGVDPHPCKDFTGSTAFLGFTARGFVVFQGNKRIHLLKWADVSKFKFEGKTFYVIGLQREKKLVLTFHTSTPAACKHLWKCAVENQAFYKCAKSSQIKTVSSCSIFFKGSRFRYSGRVAKEVIEASSKIQREPPVVHRCQFGQSRSFSSLSHKQLIMNMEPLLPALSSSRERRDISADNGLRALKDTVHLSPLKPSVTPEEVETEDRETVQERREEEIANRTRADEERREIHADNEEEESDTLSISDTVYNPCASMVPTPVEESQGGLEVLFQSPARILKELHADPEMQVELQAERDLELAREEYRQSLSNPPNGQHQMQACLRSAVRLVVMATGLLMILLPLLLVLLESDLDISFLHDIRQTPEFEQFHYEYYCPLRRWFLCKVELIMEHLWGE, from the exons atgaaat GTCAGCAACAGTACACTATGTGCTTCAGGGTGAAGTTCTACCCTCAGGAGCCAATCAAGATCAAGGAGGAGTTGACAAG ATATCTGCTATACCTGCAGTTGAAGAGAGACCTGTACCATGGGAGGCTGCTATGTCCATTTACTGATGCTGCGTATCTTGGAGGCTGTATAGTACAGG CTGAGCTTGGCGATTATGACCCTGAGGAGCATCCTGCAGACTACATCAGCGACTTTAATCTATTCCCTAAACAGTCTCTCAGACTTGAACGCAAGATCATGGATATTCACCAGAATGAGCTGAG GGCACAGTGTCCTGCTCTCGCAGAGTTGAACCTTCTTCAGAGGGCCCATACCCTGGATACATATGGTGTTGATCCACATCCATGCAAG GATTTCACAGGATCCACAGCCTTCCTGGGATTCACTGCAAGAGGGTTTGTGGTTTTCCAGGGAAACAAGCGGATCCACCTTCTAAAATG GGCAGATGTCAGCAAATTTAAGTTCGAAGGGAAAACCTTCTATGTGATCGGATTACAAAGAGAA AAGAAACTGGTTCTGACATTCCACACCTCCACACCAGCAGCCTGTAAACACCTCTGGAAATGTGCTGTAGAAAATCAGGCTTTTTACAA ATGTGCAAAATCAAGTCAGATAAAGACTGTGTCCAGCTGCAGTATATTTTTCAAGGGAAGCAGATTTCGATACAG TGGGCGGGTGGCTAAAGAAGTGATTGAAGCCAGTTCAAAGATTCAAAGAGAACCACCTGTTGTACACAG GTGTCAGTTTGGCCAAAGCAGAAGCTTTTCTTCACTCAGTCATAAACAACTTATAATGAACATGGAGCCACTCCTACCAGCACTAAGCTCTAGCAGGGAACGCAGAGATATCTCAGCAGACAATG GACTCCGGGCTTTAAAAGACACAGTTCACCTCTCTCCATTGAAACCATCGGTGACACCTGAGGAAGTGGAGACGGAGGATAGAGAAACTGTCCAGGAAAGACGAGAAGAGGAGATAGCCAACAGGACGAGAGCAGATGAGGAGAGGAGAGAAATACATGCAGATAATGAAGAAGAGGAGAGTGACACTCTCAGTATTTCTGACACGGTGTATAACCCGTGTGCCAGCATGGTGCCAACGCCAGTGGAGGAGAGTCAAGGTGGGTTAGAAGTTCTGTTCCAGAGCCCCGCACGCATACTGAAGGAGCTTCACGCCGATCCAGAGATGCAGGTGGAGCTTCAGGCCGAACGAGATCTGGAATTGGCCAGAGAGGAGTATCGCCAGTCTTTGAGCAACCCTCCAAATGGGCAGCACCAGATGCAGGCATGTCTGCGCAGTGCCGTGCGTCTGGTGGTGATGGCCACTGGCCTTCTCATGATTCTACTTCCACTGCTCCTTGTACTGTTGGAGTCCGACTTGGACATCTCGTTCTTGCATGATATTCGCCAGACGCCTGAGTTCGAGCAGTTTCACTACGAGTATTACTGCCCTCTGCGAAGATGGTTTCTCTGCAAAGTTGAACTCATAATGGAGCATCTATGGGGGGAATGA